A region of Lacinutrix sp. Hel_I_90 DNA encodes the following proteins:
- a CDS encoding DNA polymerase III subunit alpha, with protein MYLNCHSYYSLRYGTFSEIDLLALAKENNISCLALTDINNTSACLSFIKHAKAQGVKPIVGIDFRNGAKQQFIGIAKNNKGFHELNGLLSQHLEPKIKIEDKAPKLKHAFIIYPFEKALELELSVFEANEFIGISIDDIRKLRFSKLNQFKDKLVIQQPVTIRNKRDFNAHRLLRAIDNNCLLSKLATAEECNPQEKMVSREELVLAFSDFPQLLKNTQKLMAQCDINFGFGSERTSQNLSVYSSSFEDDVACLQQLCDEGLPKRYKNPTDKVYDRLNRELETIKTLNFVSFFLINHAIVSYAKDKGYFHVGRGSGANSIVAYLIGITDVDPIELDLYFERFINPFRASPPDFDIDFSWKDRDDVTQYIFNRFKNTALLATYNTFKYRAVVRELGKVFGLPKEDIDKLSKGKLPHNQIDAVGQLVLKYGKLIDGFPNYISVHSAGILILDKPIHNYSATFLPPKGFSTVQFDMLIAEDVGIFKFDILGQRGLAKIKDTLQIIAENRPELPPIDIHDLERFKTDKNINALLKSGGAIGAYYVESPAMRGLMTKLQTQDYLGLVAASSIIRPGVSGSGMKEEYIKRHRFPEYRKNAHPILLEIMPDTYGVMVYQEDVLKVANQFADLTLGEADILRRGMSGKFRSRAEFLGVEKKFIANCRKKGYSDQLLFEVWNQIKSFAGYAFAKGHSASYAVESYQSLFLKCYFPIEFMVAVLNNGGGFYSAEHYLHEAKMQGATINLPCINNSDHPNRVVGTDIYLGFGYLRHLEKLVVQRFLSERQLQGNYRSLEDFIDRVTISIEQLSILVRIGCFRFTKKSKTELLWHAIFKLNATKSKNKQPKLFKPQHKHFELPVLKTNAVEDAFDEMELLGFPLCGYFDLIDETMQNDITADHMCHHVNKEVLIYGNLVNTRHNKTAQGKLMRLSTFVDKKGQYFDAVHFTEVVYKYPINGLGVYKCLGTITQKFGFCSMIISKSRKLKIKSNPRIMD; from the coding sequence ATGTATTTAAATTGTCACTCTTATTATTCGCTGCGCTATGGCACATTTTCTGAAATTGATTTGTTAGCATTAGCCAAAGAAAACAACATCTCTTGTTTGGCTTTAACAGATATTAATAACACCTCTGCTTGCTTAAGTTTTATTAAACACGCTAAAGCACAAGGTGTCAAGCCAATAGTAGGTATCGATTTTAGGAATGGTGCAAAACAACAATTTATTGGGATTGCTAAGAATAATAAAGGCTTCCATGAATTAAATGGGTTATTATCTCAGCACTTAGAACCTAAAATTAAAATTGAGGATAAAGCACCAAAACTTAAGCATGCGTTTATAATTTATCCTTTTGAAAAGGCATTAGAATTAGAGCTTTCAGTATTTGAAGCTAATGAATTTATAGGCATCTCCATTGATGACATTAGGAAGCTTCGCTTTTCTAAACTCAATCAATTTAAAGATAAGTTGGTGATACAACAACCCGTTACGATTAGAAACAAGCGTGATTTTAATGCCCACCGCTTACTTAGAGCCATTGATAACAATTGTTTGTTGAGTAAATTGGCTACAGCTGAAGAATGCAATCCGCAAGAAAAGATGGTCTCCAGAGAAGAGCTGGTATTGGCCTTTTCAGATTTCCCACAGCTGCTAAAAAACACGCAGAAACTCATGGCACAATGTGATATTAATTTTGGGTTTGGTAGTGAAAGAACCTCTCAAAATTTAAGTGTGTATTCTAGTTCTTTTGAAGACGATGTAGCGTGCTTACAGCAATTATGTGACGAAGGCTTGCCAAAGCGTTATAAAAACCCAACAGATAAAGTTTATGACCGTTTAAACAGAGAATTAGAAACGATAAAGACTTTAAACTTTGTAAGTTTCTTTTTAATCAATCATGCTATTGTGTCTTACGCTAAAGATAAAGGGTATTTTCATGTTGGGCGAGGAAGTGGCGCCAATAGTATTGTAGCCTATCTTATTGGTATTACTGATGTAGACCCAATAGAACTGGATTTGTATTTTGAAAGATTTATAAATCCCTTTAGAGCGTCGCCACCAGATTTTGATATCGATTTCTCTTGGAAAGACAGAGACGATGTAACACAATATATCTTTAATAGGTTTAAAAACACAGCGCTTCTAGCAACCTACAATACCTTTAAATATAGAGCTGTTGTTAGAGAGCTGGGTAAGGTTTTCGGTTTACCAAAAGAAGACATTGACAAATTAAGTAAAGGCAAATTACCGCACAATCAAATAGACGCGGTTGGTCAATTAGTCTTAAAATACGGAAAGTTAATTGACGGTTTTCCTAATTATATAAGTGTTCATTCAGCAGGGATATTAATTCTCGATAAACCTATTCATAACTATTCAGCAACTTTTTTACCACCAAAGGGGTTTTCTACTGTTCAATTTGATATGCTAATCGCAGAAGATGTGGGTATTTTTAAATTCGATATTTTAGGACAAAGAGGTTTAGCAAAAATAAAAGACACCTTACAAATCATAGCAGAAAACAGACCAGAATTACCACCAATAGACATTCATGATTTAGAACGTTTTAAAACAGATAAGAATATTAATGCCTTACTAAAAAGCGGTGGAGCCATAGGCGCTTACTATGTTGAATCTCCGGCCATGCGTGGCTTAATGACAAAATTACAAACTCAGGATTATTTGGGTTTGGTAGCAGCTAGCTCAATTATTAGACCAGGCGTTTCTGGCTCAGGAATGAAAGAAGAGTATATAAAACGGCACCGGTTTCCTGAGTATAGAAAAAATGCGCACCCCATACTTTTGGAAATAATGCCTGATACTTATGGCGTTATGGTGTACCAGGAAGATGTTTTAAAAGTGGCAAATCAATTTGCCGATTTAACATTGGGTGAAGCAGATATATTGCGACGCGGTATGAGCGGAAAGTTTCGCTCAAGAGCAGAGTTTCTGGGTGTTGAGAAAAAATTCATAGCAAACTGCAGAAAAAAAGGCTATTCAGACCAATTGTTATTCGAAGTCTGGAATCAAATTAAAAGCTTTGCGGGCTATGCCTTTGCAAAAGGCCATTCGGCGTCCTATGCCGTAGAAAGCTACCAAAGTCTGTTTTTAAAATGTTATTTTCCAATAGAATTCATGGTAGCCGTTTTAAATAATGGCGGTGGATTTTACAGTGCAGAGCACTATTTGCATGAAGCTAAAATGCAAGGTGCAACTATAAATTTACCATGCATTAATAACAGTGATCATCCAAATAGAGTAGTAGGGACAGACATTTATTTAGGTTTTGGCTATTTACGCCATTTAGAAAAATTGGTCGTTCAGCGCTTTCTAAGTGAGCGCCAATTACAGGGCAACTATAGGTCTTTAGAAGATTTTATAGATCGTGTAACGATTAGCATAGAACAATTGTCCATTTTAGTACGAATAGGCTGTTTTAGGTTTACTAAGAAATCGAAAACAGAATTGTTATGGCATGCCATTTTTAAGCTTAACGCTACAAAATCTAAGAATAAGCAGCCTAAACTATTTAAACCTCAACACAAACACTTCGAGTTACCGGTTTTAAAAACAAATGCCGTTGAAGATGCTTTTGACGAAATGGAATTATTAGGCTTTCCATTATGTGGTTATTTTGATTTAATAGATGAAACGATGCAAAATGACATTACCGCTGACCATATGTGCCATCATGTAAATAAAGAAGTCCTTATTTATGGCAATTTGGTAAACACAAGACACAACAAGACGGCGCAAGGCAAACTCATGAGGCTTAGTACTTTTGTAGACAAAAAGGGCCAGTACTTTGATGCGGTACATTTTACAGAAGTCGTTTATAAATACCCAATAAATGGGTTAGGTGTCTATAAGTGTCTTGGGACTATTACCCAGAAATTTGGTTTCTGTAGCATGATTATTTCCAAAAGTAGAAAACTTAAAATCAAATCAAATCCTAGAATTATGGATTAA
- a CDS encoding YaiO family outer membrane beta-barrel protein, which yields MIKSNAFFIISILFPLFLFAQNNKIDVDSLFNEAQQLYKDKHYIPALELTNNAILIAPEYTDIRLLQIRIEQETNQLEASEKDILYLLNNSKTECTPLALRQMLLYERITDLNDYRNTISGFLDNTIDFVLTKAEAFLNLNDKKTAKSSLQNLKDKSLNSIQNYRLQDLKKQISVNQISLNYELISFSKDYPSYESWHVVGLDYMRYFGKQAVTARVIYNDRGTNEGMLYEIDAYPVFSKKWYSYISLNTSDADFFQNFGGSLSVYYSIENIIEIEAGFRYLEFETQSFFTPVIGATKYVGQFYINGRAFIGPEKDGKLIQNYQLNTRFYLKTPGDYLFLRLGTGISPDDRSRFTQIANNPDLVAKYINLGVNKWIKSYGITLSTGYLNEDLANGLKGNQIVCNVGLKYRF from the coding sequence ATGATTAAATCAAATGCTTTTTTTATAATTTCAATACTTTTCCCACTCTTTTTATTTGCTCAAAACAATAAAATTGATGTAGACTCTTTATTTAACGAAGCACAACAATTGTATAAGGATAAACACTATATACCTGCTTTAGAATTAACCAACAACGCTATTTTAATAGCACCAGAGTATACCGACATAAGACTGTTACAAATACGTATAGAACAAGAAACAAACCAATTAGAAGCTTCTGAAAAGGACATTCTTTATTTGTTGAATAATTCAAAGACAGAATGTACACCATTAGCCCTCAGGCAAATGCTGCTTTATGAACGCATCACAGATTTGAATGACTACAGAAATACCATTAGTGGTTTTTTAGACAACACTATTGATTTTGTATTAACAAAAGCAGAGGCGTTTTTAAACCTAAACGACAAAAAAACAGCCAAAAGTAGTCTTCAAAACTTAAAAGACAAATCTTTAAATAGTATTCAAAACTATAGACTACAAGACCTTAAAAAACAAATAAGTGTTAATCAAATAAGCTTAAATTATGAATTAATTTCATTTTCAAAAGACTACCCAAGCTATGAATCATGGCATGTGGTAGGTTTAGATTATATGCGCTATTTTGGTAAACAGGCCGTAACAGCACGGGTTATTTATAATGACAGAGGTACTAACGAGGGGATGTTGTATGAAATTGATGCTTATCCTGTCTTTTCTAAAAAATGGTATTCTTATATCAGTTTAAACACCTCTGATGCTGATTTTTTTCAAAATTTTGGCGGCAGCCTTTCAGTCTATTATTCAATAGAAAATATAATCGAGATTGAAGCTGGTTTTAGATATTTAGAGTTTGAGACTCAGTCTTTTTTCACTCCAGTAATAGGCGCCACAAAATATGTTGGTCAGTTTTATATTAATGGTCGTGCATTTATAGGTCCAGAAAAAGATGGAAAGCTAATACAGAACTATCAATTAAACACCCGGTTTTATTTGAAAACCCCTGGAGATTACCTTTTTTTAAGACTAGGCACTGGTATCTCTCCAGATGATAGGTCTAGGTTTACACAGATTGCTAATAATCCAGATCTAGTTGCTAAATACATAAATTTGGGAGTAAATAAATGGATTAAAAGCTATGGTATTACGCTTAGTACAGGCTATTTAAACGAAGACTTAGCGAATGGTTTAAAGGGAAACCAAATAGTATGTAATGTAGGACTAAAGTATCGGTTTTAA
- a CDS encoding glycosyltransferase: MNDIVKSGFDYFFLIYGIALFSCYFGFVILAIRAIKANAKRVTFLNINDIKGADDLPTVSLIAPAYNEAKSIVINVNSLLAIQYPFYELIVVNDGSKDNTLEQLIKEFELVITPITKDSDEILHTEVVAVYKSKNVKYSHLTVVDKKNGGRADAINCGISYATTALVLCTDADCIIEQDALLKMVRPYLESVDKEVIACGGAIGIANDSIIKNGILKELKLPKSIIARIQVVEYIRAFLLGRMAWGQIDGLMLVSGAFGLYPRQRVLEVGGFDVTTVGEDLELCIRLRAHMERLKQPYAVVYIPETLCWTEAPSNYKVYITQRDRWARGLWETLKKHRYLLYNTKYGMMGTIFFPYWCFFEFGAPIVELLGVIYIIICGLLGIINWPICFALFIVVYLIGCLFSTLSILLYTINFKHYVKPSMLVKLLLAAYLEPFVTHPAMLYAEIKGYYKKIFGIQSSWGTMTRKGFTTMK, translated from the coding sequence ATGAATGACATTGTGAAAAGTGGTTTTGATTATTTCTTCTTAATCTATGGTATTGCTTTATTCTCATGCTATTTTGGATTTGTAATTTTAGCTATTAGGGCTATTAAAGCGAATGCGAAACGCGTTACTTTTTTAAACATAAATGATATTAAAGGAGCTGATGATTTACCCACGGTAAGCTTAATTGCGCCGGCTTACAATGAAGCAAAATCTATTGTTATTAATGTAAATTCTTTACTTGCTATACAATATCCTTTTTACGAGCTTATTGTTGTTAATGATGGTAGTAAAGACAATACTTTAGAACAATTAATTAAAGAGTTTGAGTTAGTAATCACTCCAATAACTAAAGACTCTGATGAGATACTTCATACAGAAGTCGTTGCGGTTTATAAAAGTAAAAATGTAAAATATAGCCATTTAACAGTGGTTGATAAAAAAAACGGTGGTCGTGCAGATGCTATAAATTGCGGTATTTCTTATGCGACGACAGCTCTTGTTTTATGTACAGACGCAGATTGTATTATAGAACAGGACGCACTTTTAAAAATGGTAAGACCGTATTTGGAATCTGTAGACAAAGAAGTTATAGCTTGTGGTGGTGCTATAGGAATTGCTAACGATTCTATAATTAAAAACGGTATATTAAAAGAACTAAAACTACCTAAAAGTATTATTGCTAGAATACAAGTTGTAGAATACATAAGGGCTTTTTTATTAGGTAGAATGGCTTGGGGCCAGATAGATGGTTTGATGTTGGTTTCTGGTGCTTTTGGACTATATCCTAGGCAACGTGTGTTAGAAGTTGGTGGTTTTGATGTTACAACGGTTGGTGAAGATCTTGAACTGTGTATTAGATTAAGAGCGCATATGGAACGTTTGAAACAACCTTATGCTGTGGTATATATTCCAGAAACACTTTGCTGGACAGAAGCACCTTCTAATTACAAAGTTTACATAACACAGAGAGACCGTTGGGCTAGAGGTTTATGGGAAACATTAAAGAAACATCGTTATTTACTGTACAATACTAAATATGGTATGATGGGAACCATTTTCTTTCCATATTGGTGTTTTTTTGAATTTGGAGCGCCAATAGTTGAGCTTTTAGGGGTTATTTATATTATTATTTGTGGCCTTTTGGGTATTATTAATTGGCCTATATGTTTTGCCTTATTTATTGTGGTTTATTTAATTGGTTGTCTTTTTTCTACCCTATCCATTTTATTATATACTATAAATTTCAAACATTATGTAAAACCCTCGATGCTTGTTAAACTCTTATTAGCTGCTTATTTAGAGCCTTTTGTAACGCATCCAGCCATGTTATATGCCGAAATAAAAGGCTATTACAAAAAGATTTTTGGGATTCAATCGTCTTGGGGAACAATGACTAGAAAAGGATTTACAACTATGAAATAA
- the dinB gene encoding DNA polymerase IV, translated as MQNTILHLDLDTFFVSCERLIDSRLQNRPLLVGGIGDRGVVAACSYETRTFGVHSGMSMKVARRLCPEAVVIKGNSGIYTKYSHLVTEIIKDKAPIFEKASVDEFYVDLTGMDKFYGTYKYASELRQKIIKESGLPISFGLSGNKIVSKVATGEAKPNNQLKIDPGFERSFLAPLSIRKIPSVGEKTYQILRNLGVDTVRVVQQMPVEMMMSALGVNGVTIWKRAHGIDNAPLIPFHERKSISTERTFTKDTIDISQLRTTIFAMAENLAFQLRRANKLAGTLSIKIRYSDFNTYSKQVKLSYSSADHIIIPTAIELFEKLYNRRLLVRLVGVKMTDIVSGNYQINLFDDTEELLNLYKAMDGVREKYGELSVMRASSIGAKTIGRFQNPFNGEPPILLAHRKQ; from the coding sequence GTGCAAAATACGATATTACATCTGGACTTAGACACCTTTTTTGTCTCTTGTGAACGCTTGATTGATAGCCGTCTGCAAAACAGACCTTTATTAGTTGGTGGAATAGGCGATAGAGGCGTTGTTGCGGCCTGTAGCTACGAAACAAGAACCTTTGGTGTTCATTCAGGAATGTCTATGAAAGTGGCTAGACGCTTGTGTCCGGAAGCAGTCGTCATTAAAGGTAATTCTGGGATATATACAAAGTATTCGCACTTGGTTACCGAAATTATTAAAGACAAAGCCCCCATTTTTGAGAAAGCAAGTGTCGATGAGTTTTATGTGGATTTAACGGGCATGGATAAGTTTTATGGAACTTATAAATACGCGTCTGAATTACGACAGAAAATTATAAAAGAGTCTGGTCTTCCCATTTCATTTGGTTTGTCTGGAAATAAAATTGTTTCTAAAGTCGCCACAGGAGAAGCGAAACCCAACAATCAGCTAAAAATTGATCCTGGTTTTGAAAGGTCTTTTCTAGCGCCTTTATCGATTCGTAAAATTCCATCGGTAGGAGAAAAAACCTATCAAATTCTAAGAAATTTGGGCGTCGATACCGTGCGTGTTGTACAACAAATGCCTGTGGAGATGATGATGAGTGCTTTAGGCGTTAATGGGGTGACTATTTGGAAACGCGCCCATGGAATTGATAATGCGCCGTTAATTCCTTTTCACGAACGGAAATCTATTTCTACAGAGCGCACTTTTACTAAGGATACCATTGATATTTCCCAATTGCGAACCACCATTTTTGCGATGGCCGAAAACCTTGCGTTTCAATTGCGAAGAGCCAATAAATTAGCCGGAACACTAAGTATTAAAATTAGATATTCAGATTTTAATACGTATAGTAAACAGGTGAAACTGTCGTATTCAAGCGCAGACCATATTATTATTCCAACGGCGATAGAACTATTCGAAAAGTTGTACAATCGTAGATTACTGGTACGCTTAGTTGGTGTGAAAATGACAGATATTGTGAGTGGTAACTATCAAATAAATCTGTTTGATGATACTGAAGAACTGCTAAATTTATACAAAGCGATGGATGGTGTAAGAGAGAAGTATGGCGAATTGAGCGTGATGCGCGCCTCTTCTATAGGCGCAAAAACCATCGGGCGCTTTCAAAACCCTTTTAATGGCGAACCACCTATTTTATTAGCACATAGAAAACAATAA